GCCGCGACCGCCGGCCTCATGCTCACCGCCTGCGCCAGCGGCGCGGACGACAGCAGCAGCACCAATTCGCCGGCGCCCGCCGCCGACGTGAAGTTCGAGGCCAAGGACCCGCTGACCATCGGCTACTCGGTCTACGACCTGCAGAACCCCTACTGGCAGTCGTACACGGCCGGAGTCAAGGCCGGCGCCGAGGCCGCAGGGGTCGGTGTGGTCGTCGTCGACCAGAAGTCCGACCAGGGCCAGCAGGTCTCCGGCAGCCTCGACCTCATCAACCAGGGCATCTCCGGCCTCATCGTCACGCCCGTGCAGCCCTCCGCGCTGCCGTCGACCATCGACGCGGCGCACGACGCCAAGATCCCCGTGGTCATCGCCGACATCGGCGTGGCCGGCGACTACGACGCCTACATCCAGTCGAACAACGCGAACGGCGGCGCCCTCGCCGCGGAGTACGTCATCGAGCAGCTCGGTGAGGCGCCCGGCCCGCACAAGGTCGGCGTCATCGAGCTGCACGCCGGCTCGGTCGTCGGCGAGGAGCGGGTCAGCGAGTTCGTCTCGATCCTCGGCGACCACGAGAACTTCGAGATCGTCTCGAGCCTCGACGGCAACGACACCGTCGACGGCGGTTTCGCGGCGGCCCAGGACATGCTGTCCGCCAACCCTGACCTCGAGGTCATCTACGCGGCCAACGACGACTCGGCCATCGGGGCCCAGCGCGCCATGGAGACCGCCGGCAAGTCCGTCGCGGACGGCTTCATCCTCATCGGCTTTGACGGCGCGGACGGCGCCCTCGACCTGATCGAGCAGGGCCTGATGAGCGCGACGGTCGCGCAGGACCCGTACGGCCAGGGCATCAAGGCCGTCGAGACCATCCTCGCCCTGCTCGAGGGCGACGACGCCGGTTACGACGACGCCGCCACACGCACGGTGTTCTTCCCGGTGGAGATCGTCACCTCCGCCAACCTCGCGGAGTTCCGCACCGCGCTCGCCGCGAAGAAGTGACCCACCGCCGGGGCGAGGACGGCACGCCGTCCTCGCCCCGGCGATCTCTCGGAGGAAGGACCCCGATGTCTGCGGTGCTGCAGGTCGTCGACGTAGTACAGGAGTACCCGGGCGTCCGGGCGCTCAAGGGCGTGTCGCTCGAGCTGGCGGCCGGGCAGGTGCTTGGGCTCGTCGGTGAGAACGGCGCCGGCAAGAGCACGCTCATCCGGATCCTCGGCGGGATCGAGCAACCGGTCCGCGGCGAGGTGAAGGTCAAGGGCGAGCCCCGGTCCTTCCGCAGCTCGGCGGACTCCCAGGCCGCGGGGATCAGCGTGGTCAGCCAGGAGTTCCGGCTGGTGGCCCAGCTCTCCGTCGCCGACAACGTCTTCCTCGGCCACGAGATGACCAGCGGTGGCGTGGTCAGCCGGTCGCGCACCCGCGCCCGCGCGGCTGAGCTGCTCGAGCAGCTCGGGCTGGACCTCGACCCCGACCGTCCGGTGTCGTCACTGACCGTGGGCGACCGCCAGATGGTCGAGATCGCCCGGGCGCTGTCACGCGAGTTCGACGTGCTGATCATGGACGAGCCCACCGCGGCGCTCAACGGCGCCGAGATCACCCGGCTGCACGGGATCGTGAGCCGGCTCGCCGCGCAGGGCAAGGCGATCGTCTACGTCTCGCACCACCTCGATGAGATCTTCACGATCTGTCATGACGTCGCTGTGCTGCGCGACGGCGAGCTGGTCGCCCAGGCGCCCACCGGCGAGCTCGACGAGCCCCGCCTCGTCGAGCACATGCTGGGCCGCAAGCCGCAGGCGTACGAGCGGGCGAGCGGCTCCGAGGCGGCGGGGGCCGAGGTGCGGCTGCAGGTCACCGACCTCAAGGTCCCCGGCGTGGCGTCGCCCTTCACCCTGTCCGTCCGCGGCGGGGAGATCGTCGGGCTCGCGGGCCTGGTGGGCTCCGGCCGCACCGAGCTGACCCGGGCCCTGTTCGGCGACCTCGCCGCGCTTGGTGGCCAGGTGCACGTCGACGGCCGTCCCGTGAGGCTGCGCAACAGCCGCGAGGCCGTCCGCAACGGCGTGTTCATGCTCAGCGAGGACCGCAAGGGCGAGGGCATCCTGCCTCACCTGGACGTCACCGAGAACGCGATGGTCTCGCGTGACCGCTCGGGGCTGCCGCTGCTGCAGCGCCTGCTGCCGATGGCCCGCGACGAGCGCGCCAACTTCAGCAAGCTCCGCGAGGACATGCGCATCCGCGTGCCGCACGGACGCCAGCTGATCGGCAACCTCTCGGGCGGCAACCAGCAGAAGGTCCTGCTCGGCCGTGCTCTGCTGTCCGGCTGCTCGGTGCTGCTGCTCAACGAGCCCACCCGAGGCGTCGACGTCGGCGCGAAGGTCGACATCTACCAGCTCATCAAGCAGCTCGCCGACGCGGGGGTCGCCGTTGTCGTGTCGAGCTCCGACGCGCCCGAGCTCGCCGCGATCGCCGACCGGTGCAGCGTGTACTTCGCCGGGCGACAGGTCGCCGAGCTGCACGGCCGCGACGTGACCGAGGACAACATCGTCAGTGCGTCCGTCGGCCAGACCGCGCAGGAGGCCCCCCATGTCTGAGACCACCGTCAACCCGGTCGACCCGACCACCACCGCAGCGCTCGTCGCCGACGAGCGCGCCCGGTCCGCCGAGCGGGCCCGCCGCGCGGACTCCCGCCGGCGCCTGATGCAGAACGCCGGCGTCGTCATCCCCTTCTTGCTCGTGCTGGTCGCGGGGCTCGCTGTGGTGCCGAACTTCGCCTCCTCCTCGAATGTCACCAACATGCTGGTGAACGCCGCGATCCTCGCGATCGTCGGGTACGGCATGACCCTCGTGATCGCGGTGCGCGGCATCGACCTGTCCGTCGGCTCGGCGCAGGCGCTGGCCGCCTGCATCGCCGCGGCCGCGGTCAACTCCGCGGGCCCGCTGGTCGGGGCGATCGTCGGCGTGGCGGTGGGCGCGGGGCTTGGACTCGTCAACGGCCTCCTGGTCACCCAGCTCCGGGTGCCCGGCTTCGTCGCGACGCTCAGCACCATGAGCGTGTTCCGGGGCCTCGTGCTGCTGTTCACCGGCGGCGCCCCGATCATGATCGCCTCGGGCGGCTTCAAGTCAGTCGCGACCAGCTCCGTGCTGGGGATTCCGATGCCGTTCCTGGTGGCGGCCCTGCTCGGCGTCGGCATGTGGTTCGTGCTGGACCGCATGCGCTTTGGCAAGCACGTCGTGGCCGTGGGCGGCAGCCCCGAGGCGGCGGTCGACACCGGCATCAGCGTGAACCGCGTGCTCCTGACGGCCTACCTGGTCGCCGGCGCCTCCGCGGGCATCGGCGGGGTGCTGCTGGCCAGCCAACTGGGCGTGGTCAACGGCTCGATCGCCTCCGGGCTGGAGCTCCAGGCCATCGCGATCGTCGTGCTCGGCGGCACCAGCATGGCCGGCGGCCGGCCGCGCATCGTGGGCACGTTCATCGCGGCGCTGCTGCTGACGATGATCAACTCCGGCCTCAACCTGCTCAACGTCCCGTCGTTCTACCAGTACGTCGCGCTCGGCGCCCTCCTCGTGTTCGCGCTCAGCATCGACGGCGCCCAGCGTGCCGCAGTCCGCCGCATGCTCGAAGGGAGGCTCTCGTGACCACCACCGACACCGTCACCACGACACCCGGCCCCGTGGGCCCTGCGTCCGACCAGGACGGTCCCGGCATCCGCCAGGCGCTCGTGCAGTTCGCCTCTCGGCAGTACCTCGTGGCGGTGCTCGTCGTGCTCTGCGTGGCCGTCGGGCTCGCGAAGCCCGCCTTCTGGGGCACCGGCAACCTGTCGAACGTCCTGTTCCAGGCGTCGTTCGTCGGCCTGGCCGCCTGCGGCATGACACTCCTGATCGCCGGTGGGCTGCTCGACCTGTCTGTCGGGGGCGTGATCGCCGTCAGCTCGATCGCCGTGGCGACTGTGCTGCCGCACACCACCATCGGTGGGGCCATCGCGCTCGCACTGCTGATCGGCGCGGTGCTGGGCCTGGTCAACGGGCTCCTCGTGACGTACGTCAAGATCGCGCCGTTCATCGCGACGCTGGGCACGCTGTACCTGTTCTTGGGGCTCGCGTTCATCTGGACCTCCGGCAAGGTCGTGCCCATCACGTCGAGCAACTTCCGGGCGACCACCACCGGCAAGCTCGGGTGGCTCCCGGTGCCGTTCCTGGTGTTCGTGGTGCTGGCGGTGCTCACTTTCCTGCTGCTGCAGCGCACGTACTTCGGGCGGACCGTGCGAGCGTTCGGCTCCAACGAGCGGGCCGCCGTGCTCGCGGGCCTGCCCGTCAACCGCGCCAAGGTCGTCGTGTTCGTCGTCGCCGGCGTGTGCTTCGCGCTGGCGGGGGTGTTCATGGCCGGGCGGCTCTCGTCCGCCGAGGGCAACATGGCCACCGGTTTCGAGATGAACGTGATCGCTGCGGTCGTGGTCGGCGGCACGGCGCTGCGCGGGGGCCGGGGCACGATGTTCGGCACCGTCGTGGGGTCCATCCTGTTCGCGGTGCTGGCCAACGCGCTCAACCTGCTGGGCGTCGCGTCGTACTGGCAGTACGTGCTGACCGGCGCGGTGCTCATCGCCGCCATCGCGGTCGGCGCCCGGCGGTCCTCGGCCGCCGAGGTGCGCGGAGCCGGCTGATGGGGTTCGGAGCGGACTCAGCCCCGATCGGCGACGACGTGCGCCGTCTCGTGGGTGCCCCCGACCAGCTCGTCTCGGTGGACCGCCTGGTCCGCGACGAGGGGCCCGGCCGGGGGGCCCCGGTGCTCGTGGTCCGCAACCCGCGGGGCATCTCGTTCGAGGTGCTGCTCGACCGGGCGCTCGACCTGGGCTGGGCTGACGCGCCCGGCCTGCCGCTGGCGTGGCGCTCTGCGCGGGGCCCTGTGGAGTCCTCGCGCCACGAGCCCGAGGGCGCGGGCTGGACCCGCACCTTCGGCGGCGGCCTCCTGAGCACGTGCGGCCTGGCCTCGACGGGGGCGCCGTCCACGGTGGACGGCACGCATCACGGGCTGCACGGCCGGGTGGGCCACGTCCCCGCCGAGAACGTGCGCTGGGGCCTGGTCCCCGATGGCGACGGCCTCGCCGTGGAGGTCACGGGCGACGTGGTCGAGACCGCCCTGGGGGCGCCGACCCTGCGCCTGCGTCGGCGCATCGTCGCCAGCACGGACCGGCCCGAGGTGCGTGTCGAGGACGTCGTCACCAACGACGGATTCGGCCCTGCCGCCCACATGTTCCGCCACCACCTCAACCTCGGGTACCCGCTGGTCGGGCCCGGGACGGTGGTGACCGCGACAGCCGAGCCACTCGCCGAGCGTGACAAGCCTGGCGAGGAGCCGCGCGAGCTGCCGTGGGCGCTGGACCTGGGCGCCGACAGCTCCGAGCCCGAGGTGGTCCTGTACTGCGCGCCTGAGCCTGGCCCCACGGCCAGCGTCATGGTGATGTCGCCCGACGGCGCCTGGGCGCAGATCGAGCAGGGTGTCGAGGGGTGGCCGCTGCTGGTGCTGTGGCGTGACGCGAAGCCGGGCGTCAACGTCCTGGGGGTCGAGCCGTCGACGTCTCGCGACGGCGGGCGCGCTCAGGCGGAGGAGGACGGCGAGGTCGTGTGGCTGGCCCCGGGAGAGTCGCGCGGCTACACCACGGTGGTTCGCGCCGGGCGCTGATTCCCGCGCCGATGGGGTGAACATCGCTCCTGACCTGCGGGGACGCTGGACTAAGGTCCCATTGACGCACCGTCAATAGGCCCTTGGATGTCCCTGACGGCCCCCGCCCGGACCCCGGGAGAACGGCGCGGCCGCGCATGAGGGGCGGCGGATCGTGGGACGCACGGGCGGATCAGGCGCCACGCGGACGGTCATGGACCCCGACGACCGGCGCGAGGCGATCATCGCCGCGGCACGGGAGCTCTTCGCCGAGCAGGGGGTCGGGCGCACGTCCATCGCGGACGTCGCCGCCCGGGCCGGGATCACCCGCGGGCTCGTCTACCACTACCTGACCGACAAGGACACGTTGGTCGAGGTGGTCCTGGACCGGCACATCGACGAGTTCGTCGAGGACCTGCGGCGCTGGGACTCCGAGCGCGAGGTGGGCAACATCGACAAGGCGCTCGCGGACTGCGTCGCGGTGTTCCGCCGCCACCTCGGTCCCGTCGCGCCGACCGGCGCCCTGCCCCGCATCGAGGACGCCCGGCTGTACAGCCGGTTCGTCGACCGCGCCGTGCGCGCGCTCGTCGAGTGCCTGCAGGACACCACCGTGGCGGCCTACGCCCAGCGGCACCGCATCAAGATCGACCACGTCCCCGAGACGTTCTACGTGCTGATCCACGGCCTGATCGGCCTCGCCGGGTCTGACGGGCAGGTCAGCGACCGCGTCCTGATGGACATCATCCGCCAGACCCTGCACCTCGATCCGAGCGATCCCCCCACCCCGTCCTCGCAGGGAGCGGCGTGCCCGCCCCTGCGGGATGCGCCACCCCATCCCCCCGAGCTCGAAGGCGAGTGAAGCGATGTTCTTGTTCGAGTCCATCCCCTGGTATTCCGCGCTGATGTGGGTCGCGGTCGTCGTGGCGCTCATGGTCGCCAACGAGATCGCGCGATCGAGCAAGCGCGCGGCCATCGTGCTGTTCATCGTGCTGCCGGTGGTCCTCACGATCTTCGTGTGGCCGAACACCGCGGGCGAGGGGTCCAGCACCGGCAGCTGGTTCCACTGGGTCAAGGTGTACTCGGCCCTGGCGGGCTGCATCGGCTTCATGCTTCTCCGCTACTACCCGCGCATCGCACGCAACAAGTACGCGCTGATGTTCCCCGCCGCGATTCTGGCCATCAACATCCTCGAGGCCGTCATCCGCGACTTCGAGGTCACGTCGATGAACGGCATGGTCGACGGCGTGATGATGGTCGGCGGCCCGTGGAACGTCATGAACGGCATCGCGGGGCTGCTCAACCTGCTGACCATCTGCGGGTGGGCCGGCATTGTGATCAGCCAGGACAAGAAGCGCGACATGGTGTGGCCGGACATGGTCTGGTTCTGGATCATCGCGTACGACCTGTGGAACTTCGCGTACGTCTACAACTGCGTGGGCGACCACGCGTTCTATGCCGGTGGCGCGCTGCTGGTCTCGTGCACCATCCCCGCGTTCTTCATCAAGCGCGGCGCGTGGCTGCAGCACCGCGCGCACACGCTCGCGTTCTGGATGATGTTCACGATGGCCGTGCCGGCGTTCGTCTCGGACTCGAAGTTCGCGGTCGACTCGTCGCACGACCCGAAGGCGCTGTTCGTCGTGAGCGCGATCTCCTTGGTGGTGAACGTGGCGGTGGCGGTGTACCAGGTGCGCCGCATCGTCGCCCGGCGGCTCAACCCGCTCAAGGACGAGCTCTGGACGGACCTGCCCGCGTACCAGAAGGTCGCGGCGGCCAACCCGCAGCCGAAGGCCGAGGCGGTCACGGCCGACGTCTGAGCCTGACCGACGTGCGAAGGGGTCCGCCGCGCGGCGGGCCCCTTCGCGCGTCACGCCGTCTGCCGGTGGCCCCTGGGGCCGTGCGGATCGGCCGCTCCAGGTCAGGCGCCGGGGTCGAGATCCTGGGCGGTCGGCAGCCGGAGCGAGGCGGTGGGGATGGGGGCGCCCAACCGGGCCGCGCTGCGCAGCCCGCGCAGCACGATCGCGAGGGCGGGCTCGACAGAGGCGTCGTCCGGCATCCGGGAGCGGGCGGCGACGGCCCCGTCGAGCATCGCGATGGCCAGCATGACGTCGGCCTCCGTCGCGTCCTCGCGGATGACGCGCGCGGCGCGGGCGCGGGTGAACGCGCTTCTGAGCAGGGCGCCGGTGCGCTGCAGCATCGACTCGAGCGGCTCCGGGGGGGCGGCGGAGGTCCGGACGGCCGTGATGAGCCCGGGCGCGTCGAGCTGCAACCCGTAGATCTCGGTCAGCAGGTGCTCGAGGAGGTCGTCGCCCGGGTAGTCGCGGGCGTACTGCTCGAGCGCGTCGACCCGCATCTCGAGCACGGAGGCGATCAGGGCCCCGCGGTCGGGGAAGTGGCGGTAGAGGGTTCCGCGGCCGACGTCGGCGCGTCGGGCGACGAGGTCCAGGGGGGCGGCGGCGCCCTCCTCGCGGAACACCTCCGCGGCGGCGGCGATGAGGCGGGCCCGGTTGCGCTGGGCGTCCCGCCGCTGGTTCACCCCGTGAGCGTAGCCGAGGGCAAGGCGGGACATTCGACCCCTGGCGGCGCCCGTCATGCCCCACTACGTTGAAGTGGACGCCGGTGTCCGGTTATCCGGTGTGTCCGACTTCGAGGGAGAAGCGCGATGGGCAAGTTCGACAAGGTCGTCGACGTCGTGGTCGTCGGCACAGGCTCGGCGGCGATGACAGCAGCGCTCGCGGTCAAGGAGTCCGGCAAGGAACCGCTCGTCCTGGAGAGCACCGACCTGTACGGCGGCTCCTCGGCGATGTCCGGCGGAGGGCTGTGGGTGCCCAACAACCCCGTCATGCGCGAGGCGGGGGTCACCGACTCCTACGAGGCCGCGCGGACGTACATGGACGAGGTGATCGGCGACGTCGGTCCTGCCAGCTCGCCCGAGCGGCGCCACGCCTTCCTCACCGAGGGCCCGGAGATGGTGGCCTTCCTGCAACGGCTCGGCTTCCGGTTCGTCTACGGCCGGGGGTACGCCGACTACTACCCGGAGAAGCCCGGCGGCAAGGCCGTGGGACGCGGCATCGAGGGCGCCCGGTGGGACATCCGCGCCCTCGGCCCGTGGAGCGCGAAGATCCGTGGGCTGATCCCCATGCCCGTGCACACCTACGAGGTCGCGGCCATGAACGTCTCGCTGCGCACCGTGAAGGGCTTCCTCACCGCCGCCAACGTGGTGGGTGTCCAGACCATCGGCAGCCGGCTGCTCGGCAAGAAGCTCGTCGGGCTCGGCAACAGCCTGATGGGCCAGCTGCTGCACCTCGCGCTGCAGCGGGACATCCCCATCTGGCTCGACTCGCCCATGGCGGAGCTGATCGTCGAGGACGGCTCCGTGGTCGGGGTCGTGGTCGACCACGAGGGTGAGCGGATGCGGATCGGCGCCCGCAACGGCGTCATGCTCGCCGCCGGCGGCTTCGCCCACAACGACGAGATGCGGCAGAAGCACCACCCGCACCCCATCACCACGGCCTGGACCAGCGCCAACCCCGGCGACACCGGTGAGGTGCTGCAGGCGGGCATCGCGGCGGGCGCCGCCCTGGCCCTGATGGACGACGCCTGGTGGGGCCCGTCCGTGCTCAAGCCCGACGGATCCGCCCAGTTCCTGCTCGCCGAGCGGTCGCTGCCGCACGGCTTCATCGTCGACTCGAGCGGGCAGCGGTTCATGAACGAGTCCGAGTCGTACGTCGACGCCGGCCACCACCAGTACGAGCGCAACGCGACGACGCCCGCGATCCCCGCGTACCTGATCATCGACTCGCGGCACCGCTCGCGATACCCGTTCGGCATGGCCCTGCCCGGCATGACGCCCAAGAAGCTCCTCGAGTCCGGCTTCATGACCAAGGCCGACTCCCTCGAGGAGCTCGCCGAGAAGATGGGCATCGACAAGGACGGGCTGCGGCGCACGGCCGGCCGGTTCGCGCAGTTCGCGGCCACCGGCGTGGACGAGGACTTCCACCGCGGCGACAGCGCCTACGACCGCGTTTACAGCGACCCCCGGGTCAAGCCCAACCCGAACCTGGGCGCGGTCAGCAGGCCGCCGTTCTACGCCATCAAGATCTACCCCGGCGACCTCGGGACCAAGGGCGGCCTGCTCACGGACGAGTTCGCCCGCGTGCTGCGCGAGGACGGGTCCGTCATCGAGGGCCTCTACGCGGCCGGCAACACGTCGGCGTCCGTGATGGGCAACACCTACCCGGGCCCCGGCTCGACCATCGGCCCCGCGATGACCTTCGGGTACATCGGCGGACAGCACGCGGCGACGCGGTCGGCAGCGGAGCGCGCGGCGCAGGACTAGGACCGGCTCCGGCTCGCGGCCCCGGCGGGCGACCTGCCCCCGGGGCCGCGAGCCGTTCTGCCCCTCAGAGCGGCGCCGCGTCCTCGCCCAGCAGGTCGAGCAGCTCGCGCTCGTCGGCGTCGGACAGGCCTGCGCGGCCGTCGGCGCCCTCGGCCTGCTCGGCGCGCCAGCGCATACCGTCACGCAGGGTCTCCACCAGGGGCCGGTGGGTGAGCCCGGCGGCCCGGGCGCGCGCGGTGGAGCGGGTGTTCAGGCCACGCCAGACGGGGTCGGCCAGCCATAGGGGCATCGAGCGAGGGCCGGCCCACTCGTTGACGTCGTGGTCCTTCAACCAGGACTCCGGAGCGGCGACCGCCACGGCATCGCTGCCTGCCGCCTGACGGGCTGCCTCCAGGTGCTCGCGGAAGGAGAGCGAGGCCCCCATGACGTCGATGGCCCCGCTCAGGGACTGCTCGCCGCAGCGCACCAGCCACGCTGCCAGGTCGCGTACGTCGATCACCGCGGTGGGCAGGTCGGGCGCCGCCGGCACGAGCACTGTGCCGGGCGCCGCGGGGTGGGCGAACCGCCACGGCCAGTAGTCGGTGCGCCCGGTCGGGTCTCCCGGCCCGCCGATGAGCCCTGCCCGCGCGAGGACCGAGCGGTCGGGGCCGAAGCCGTCGAGGACGGCCTGCTCGCAGGCGACCTTCGCGGGGCCGTAGTCCGACATCTCGGCCATGCGGTCGGCCTGCAGCGGGGGGAGCAGGGCGGCGGTCTCGTCGGCGCCCACGGCCTCGTGCGATGCGTAGACGTTGACGGACGACACCAGCACGTAGCGATCGGTGACGGGCTCGAGGTCCCGCACCGCGCGGCGCACGTGCCCGGGGTGGCGCGCCACGTCGATCACGACGTCCCACCGGCCGCCGGCCACCGCTGAGAGGGTGTCGTCCTCGTCGCGATCCGCATGGACGAGGCGCGCCTTCGGAGGAGCCCCCGAGCCGCGGGCGAGGCACGTGACGTCATGGCCGTCGCGGAGTGCGGTCGCGGCCACGAGATGACCGAGCCAGGCTGTCCCACCGAGCACCAGGATCCTCATCCGGGGAGCATCGCAGCGGCGCGACGACGAGCGCAGCGCTTTCGCCCTGGGCTGACGCGGCCGGCCGGCTCAGCCGACGATGCGGCGGAGCTCCCGGCGTCCCGGTGTCCCGGCGGGGGAGCGCTCAGTCCTCGAGCGGCTCGATGAGGCGCTCGACAACCGCGGGCAGCCACCGGGCGGCCAGCTCGCGGGCGGTGGCGCCGTGGTCGCCGGGGCCCAGGAGGTAGGCCTGCCGCGTGCTCGCGGCGTAGCCCGCCATGAACAGGCGCGTCGCGTCGATGGCGGGGATGACCAGGCGCAGGCCGAGCGAGGTGGCGAGCCGCTCCACCACGTCCGCGAGCTCGACGAGGATCTGCTCCTCGAACTGGAGGAACCGCGCCGCCTCCTCGGGCTGGCGCAGGGCCAGGAGCTCGAACTCGTTGCTGATCAGCCGCCACTGCCGGTCGTCGGGCTGCCCGCTGAGCAGCGCGGCGATCACCTCGCCGACCAGCTGGGTGTCCAGCGAGCGGCCATGGGCCCGGGCCTCGGCGGCGACGGCCACGGCGTCGCTCTCGAGCTGGGCGAGGCGTCGGCGCTGCTCGCGCTCGGTGAGGGCGAGGAACAGCTCGGTCTTGCTGTCGAAGTTGGAGTAGAACGCCCCGCGCGTGAAGCCTGCCGCCTCGCACACCGCCTCGATCGAGGCGCCGGCGATGCCGTGCTCCGCGAGGATCTGGTACGCGGCGTCCAGGAGCCGGTCGCGGGTCTGCTGGCGCCGGGCGCTGAGCGGCGGCGGGTCGGCAGGGGCGGAGGTGCTCACGGGTACATCGTCGCATCGGCGAGGAGGCGACCACGGCCCACAGGTCCCGCGCTTTGCGATACACCGATGTATCGCATACGTTGATGTATCGGGGCCAGCGGCGGCCTCCCCCATCCCGCGAGACGTCTCCAGGAGCCCGTGTGTCCTCATCTCTGTACCAGCTCGGCCGCTGGGCGTACCGCTCCCGCCGGCTCGTCGTCGCCGCGTGGCTCGTCGTCCTCGTGGTTGTCGGGGGCTTCGGCGTGCTGGTCAACAAGGGCCTCGACGACGAGGTGACGATCCCCGGCACCGAGTCACAAGCAGCCCTCACCCGCCTCGCATCGACCTTCCCGCAGGTCAGCGGCGCCACCGCGCAGGTCGTGGTGGTCGCCCCCGACGGCGCCGACGTCGAGGACACCGCGGTCCGCGAGCCCGTCGAGCGCGCGGTCGAGCGGCTGGGCCAGGTCGGCCAGGTCAACACCGTGGTCTCGCCCTACGGGGAGACGGTCACCGGCGCCGTCAACGAGGACGCGAGCGCCGCGCTGGTCTCCGTGATGCTCGATGGCTCATCCCAGACCATCACCGACGACACCCGCGACGAGCTGGCCCAGGTCACGGCGGATCTCGCCGCGGCCCTGCCCGACGGCGCGCAGGCGTCCCTGGGCGGGCAGCTCTTCAGCGCCGAGTTCCCCGGGGTGACGGTCACCGAGGGCCTCGGCGTGGTGTTCGCGCTCATCGTGCTGGTCATCACGCTGGGCTCGTTCGCCGCCGCCGGGATGCCGCTGATCAACGCTCTCGTGGGCGTCGGCGCCGCGCTCGCGCTGGTGTTCGCGGCCACCTCGGTCATGCC
The sequence above is a segment of the Cellulomonas chengniuliangii genome. Coding sequences within it:
- a CDS encoding FAD-binding protein, giving the protein MGKFDKVVDVVVVGTGSAAMTAALAVKESGKEPLVLESTDLYGGSSAMSGGGLWVPNNPVMREAGVTDSYEAARTYMDEVIGDVGPASSPERRHAFLTEGPEMVAFLQRLGFRFVYGRGYADYYPEKPGGKAVGRGIEGARWDIRALGPWSAKIRGLIPMPVHTYEVAAMNVSLRTVKGFLTAANVVGVQTIGSRLLGKKLVGLGNSLMGQLLHLALQRDIPIWLDSPMAELIVEDGSVVGVVVDHEGERMRIGARNGVMLAAGGFAHNDEMRQKHHPHPITTAWTSANPGDTGEVLQAGIAAGAALALMDDAWWGPSVLKPDGSAQFLLAERSLPHGFIVDSSGQRFMNESESYVDAGHHQYERNATTPAIPAYLIIDSRHRSRYPFGMALPGMTPKKLLESGFMTKADSLEELAEKMGIDKDGLRRTAGRFAQFAATGVDEDFHRGDSAYDRVYSDPRVKPNPNLGAVSRPPFYAIKIYPGDLGTKGGLLTDEFARVLREDGSVIEGLYAAGNTSASVMGNTYPGPGSTIGPAMTFGYIGGQHAATRSAAERAAQD
- a CDS encoding NAD-dependent epimerase/dehydratase family protein encodes the protein MRILVLGGTAWLGHLVAATALRDGHDVTCLARGSGAPPKARLVHADRDEDDTLSAVAGGRWDVVIDVARHPGHVRRAVRDLEPVTDRYVLVSSVNVYASHEAVGADETAALLPPLQADRMAEMSDYGPAKVACEQAVLDGFGPDRSVLARAGLIGGPGDPTGRTDYWPWRFAHPAAPGTVLVPAAPDLPTAVIDVRDLAAWLVRCGEQSLSGAIDVMGASLSFREHLEAARQAAGSDAVAVAAPESWLKDHDVNEWAGPRSMPLWLADPVWRGLNTRSTARARAAGLTHRPLVETLRDGMRWRAEQAEGADGRAGLSDADERELLDLLGEDAAPL
- a CDS encoding TetR/AcrR family transcriptional regulator: MSTSAPADPPPLSARRQQTRDRLLDAAYQILAEHGIAGASIEAVCEAAGFTRGAFYSNFDSKTELFLALTEREQRRRLAQLESDAVAVAAEARAHGRSLDTQLVGEVIAALLSGQPDDRQWRLISNEFELLALRQPEEAARFLQFEEQILVELADVVERLATSLGLRLVIPAIDATRLFMAGYAASTRQAYLLGPGDHGATARELAARWLPAVVERLIEPLED